Proteins encoded in a region of the Trichosurus vulpecula isolate mTriVul1 chromosome 9, mTriVul1.pri, whole genome shotgun sequence genome:
- the LOC118831477 gene encoding 40S ribosomal protein S24-like, translated as MNDTVTIRTRNFMTNRLLQRKQMVIDVLQAGKATVPKTEIREKLAKMYKTIPDVIFCLWMQNPLGGGKTTGFGMTYNSLDYAKKNEPKHRLARHGLYEKKKTSRKQRKEHKNRMKKVRGTAKANDGASEKKE; from the coding sequence ATGAATGACACTGTAACCATCAGAACCAGGAATTTCATGACAAACAGACTTCTTCAGCGTAAACAGATGGTTATAGATGTTCTTCAGGCTGGAAAGGCCACAGTGCCCAAGACTGAAATTCGAGAAAAACTGGCCAAGATGTACAAGACAATTCCAGAcgtcattttttgtctttggatgCAGAATCCACTTGGTGGTGGCAAAACAACAGGCTTTGGCATGACTTACAATTCCCTTGactatgcaaagaaaaatgaaccaaagCACAGACTTGCAAGGCATGGCCtgtatgagaagaaaaagacatcaaGAAAGCAGCGAAAGGAACACaagaacagaatgaagaaagTCAGGGGTACTGCAAAGGCAAATGATGGTGCTAgcgaaaagaaggaataa